A window from Populus trichocarpa isolate Nisqually-1 chromosome 3, P.trichocarpa_v4.1, whole genome shotgun sequence encodes these proteins:
- the LOC7463559 gene encoding pentatricopeptide repeat-containing protein At5g56310 — translation MLLLYCSSLVSSSSILISLIAHSSHLKHIHQTHAFMLLRALDTDNLLLSRFIHACSSLGFYSYAYSLFTSITHAPDIYLYNNIIKALSSSPTHPKASIFLYNNIQLAGLRPDSYSFPFALKAVTRFSSIQTGRQLHSQSIRFGLHSDLHVLTAFVQMYSSFGSGCICDARKMFDGMSMSTGDVALWNAMLNGYAKHGDLCNARDLFERMPQRNVISWTALITGYAQANRPHDAIALFRRMQLENVEPDEIAMLVALTACARLGALELGEWIRHYIDRLGLLTTNIPLNNALIDMYAKSGDIKSALQVFENMNHKTIITWTTMIAGLALHGLGTEALEMFSRMERARVKPNDITFIAILSACSHVGLVQTGRWYFNRMISRYGIEPKIEHYGCMIDLLGRAGHLKEAQTLLAQMPFEPNAVIWGSLLAACNTHGDPELGELALQHLLELEPDNSGNYALLSNIYASRGRWNESRVVRKVMWDAGVKKMPGGSLIEVNNRVHEFIAGEISHSQFDRIQEVLSKINRQLGLSQHFEKESGALLELG, via the coding sequence ATGCTCCTCCTCTACTGCAGCTCCCTtgtttcatcatcatcaattttgatttccttgatTGCCCATTCCTCTCATCTCAAGCACATCCACCAGACACATGCCTTCATGCTTCTCAGAGCTCTCGATACAGACAACCTGCTCCTCAGTCGATTCATTCACGCATGCTCTTCTCTTGGCTTCTATTCCTATGCTTACTCTCTCTTCACCTCCATCACCCATGCCCCCGACATCTATCTCTACAACAACATCATCAAagctctctcttcctctcccacCCACCCCAAAGCTTCAATCTTTCTTTACAATAACATCCAACTTGCTGGCTTGCGACCTGATTCCTACTCTTTCCCTTTCGCTCTCAAGGCCGTCACTCGATTTTCATCGATCCAGACTGGGAGGCAACTTCACTCTCAATCCATTCGCTTTGGCCTCCACTCTGACCTTCACGTCCTTACGGCCTTTGTCCAGATGTACTCCTCCTTCGGCTCTGGTTGCATTTGTGATGCGCGCAAGATGTTTGATGGAATGAGCATGTCGACAGGAGATGTCGCTCTTTGGAACGCAATGCTTAATGGGTATGCTAAGCATGGTGACCTCTGTAATGCTCGAGATTTATTTGAACGTATGCCTCAAAGAAACGTTATCTCCTGGACAGCTCTCATTACTGGGTATGCACAGGCGAATCGGCCCCACGATGCCATTGCTTTGTTTCGTAGAATGCAGCTCGAAAATGTGGAGCCTGATGAAATTGCCATGTTAGTTGCGCTTACTGCTTGTGCCCGACTGGGTGCGTTGGAGCTGGGGGAGTGGATTCGTCACTACATTGACAGACTTGGATTATTGACTACAAATATCCCTCTCAACAATGCACTTATAGACATGTATGCGAAGTCTGGCGACATTAAAAGTGCATTACAAGTATTCGAGAATATGAATCATAAAACTATCATAACATGGACAACAATGATTGCTGGACTAGCTTTGCACGGACTTGGAACAGAAGCCCTTGAAATGTTCTCTCGAATGGAAAGGGCAAGAGTTAAGCCAAATGACATCACTTTCATTGCCATCCTTTCCGCTTGTAGCCATGTGGGATTGGTACAAACCGGTAGATGGTATTTTAACCGTATGATATCTAGGTATGGGATTGAACCCAAGATTGAGCATTATGGCTGCATGATTGATTTACTTGGGCGCGCTGGTCACCTCAAAGAGGCACAAACACTACTTGCTCAGATGCCATTCGAGCCTAACGCGGTTATATGGGGGTCTCTTCTTGCTGCTTGTAATACTCATGGTGACCCTGAGCTTGGAGAGCTTGCATTGCAGCATCTATTAGAGTTGGAGCCTGATAACAGCGGAAACTATGCACTTTTATCGAATATTTATGCTTCTCGTGGTAGATGGAATGAGTCTCGGGTGGTGAGAAAGGTGATGTGGGATGCAGGAGTTAAAAAAATGCCAGGAGGAAGTCTTATTGAAGTGAATAACAGAGTTCATGAGTTTATTGCAGGAGAGATTTCGCATTCTCAGTTTGATAGGATACAGGAAGTTCTAAGCAAGATAAATCGGCAATTAGGACTTTCTCAGCATTTCGAGAAGGAAAGTGGTGCGCTGCTTGAATTGGGATAG